The Vibrio tubiashii genome includes a window with the following:
- a CDS encoding response regulator, with protein MYSDKPVVLVIDDSPEHIELISNVLRDEYVVKAATNGERGLQIASQDPKPELVLLDIIMPDIDGFEVCKQLKKNPITASIPVIFLTAQCDVDKEQSGFDLGAVDYITKPISPPIMRVRVRSQIDAYSNSRLLTRQVKDKTVEIARNQLEITKCLARAAEYKDNETGMHVIRMSHYSRLLAKQIGAEESWCDLLFEAAPMHDIGKIGTPDAVLLKPGRLDALEWQEMKRHVEYGYEILGGHDSPLLNLAREVVIGHHEKWDGSGYPNGLSGSSIPLSARIVAIADVFDALTSSRPYKRAWSVEEACQLLVNESGSHFDPELVPHFLSLMPEIAQIMELYADVDSGEYSVQIV; from the coding sequence ATGTATAGTGATAAACCCGTGGTGTTGGTCATTGATGACTCCCCCGAGCATATAGAGCTTATTTCAAATGTACTGCGCGATGAGTATGTCGTGAAAGCCGCGACAAATGGAGAGCGGGGGCTGCAGATAGCGAGCCAAGACCCAAAGCCAGAACTTGTTTTGCTGGACATCATTATGCCAGACATAGATGGTTTCGAGGTCTGTAAACAACTGAAGAAAAACCCAATTACAGCATCGATACCAGTGATATTTCTTACCGCACAATGTGATGTTGATAAGGAGCAATCAGGATTTGATCTTGGTGCAGTGGACTATATTACCAAGCCAATCAGTCCGCCAATCATGCGAGTAAGAGTTCGTTCGCAGATCGACGCTTACAGCAATAGCCGTCTGTTGACGCGACAAGTCAAAGATAAAACCGTTGAGATCGCTAGAAACCAATTGGAGATTACTAAGTGCCTAGCTCGTGCTGCTGAATACAAGGATAACGAGACGGGTATGCACGTGATTCGGATGAGTCATTATAGTCGCTTGCTAGCTAAGCAGATAGGTGCTGAGGAAAGCTGGTGTGATTTACTTTTCGAAGCTGCTCCAATGCACGACATAGGAAAGATCGGGACACCTGATGCTGTGCTCCTCAAACCAGGTCGACTTGATGCTCTCGAATGGCAAGAGATGAAAAGACATGTGGAGTATGGATACGAGATCTTGGGTGGGCATGATTCTCCCTTATTAAATTTAGCGAGAGAAGTTGTCATTGGGCATCACGAAAAATGGGATGGTTCTGGTTATCCAAACGGACTTTCAGGTTCCAGTATCCCTCTATCAGCGAGAATCGTTGCTATTGCGGATGTGTTTGATGCGCTCACAAGTTCAAGACCATATAAGCGAGCTTGGTCCGTCGAAGAAGCTTGCCAACTACTTGTCAATGAGTCGGGTAGCCATTTTGATCCGGAACTCGTGCCTCATTTCTTATCGTTAATGCCCGAAATCGCGCAAATTATGGAACTGTACGCGGATGTCGATAGTGGCGAATACAGTGTGCAAATCGTATGA
- a CDS encoding NAD(P)/FAD-dependent oxidoreductase codes for MVSNNSADSQNIAVIGGGIIGLCIALKLQLEGENVTVFDKRGAGQGCSKGNAGHFATEQVFPLATPALLPQLPKMLLSRQSPVSIRIQDIHKTTPWMIRFLLNARDKTTKQSTQALTQLNQNAMQSWFALLEEVGLQHLIEMDGSLLTFESERLFDSYRATLNSLREHGVECQVWQQEKLRERVPQLSESVKFGVFFPDTGHSLNPYRICVELESSFKFRQGKWVEEQVEEAFFDGELGVVATENESYSFDKIVIATGAESVDLVKKITGIKVPLQAERGYHLMVPELKNAIPFPVSSADRKFIMTPMEEGLRLAGTVEYAGLNSPPNMKRATMLKELAKGLLKSELSYQSDGEKWMGNRPSLPDSLPVIDSVEDGKILFAFGHQHLGLTQAAITADLVSELSRQREPSLDISPFALSRFC; via the coding sequence ATGGTGAGCAACAATTCAGCAGATTCGCAAAATATTGCAGTGATTGGTGGTGGGATAATTGGCTTGTGCATTGCTCTGAAGTTACAACTTGAAGGTGAAAACGTGACGGTTTTCGATAAGCGTGGAGCAGGGCAAGGATGCTCAAAAGGTAACGCAGGGCATTTCGCAACCGAGCAAGTTTTTCCGCTTGCTACACCAGCACTTTTGCCTCAACTGCCAAAGATGCTTCTGTCTCGTCAAAGCCCGGTCTCAATACGCATTCAAGACATTCACAAAACCACGCCTTGGATGATTCGTTTCTTACTAAATGCGAGAGATAAAACAACCAAGCAATCCACTCAAGCCTTGACTCAACTCAATCAGAACGCGATGCAAAGTTGGTTCGCGCTGCTTGAAGAAGTCGGGTTGCAACACTTAATCGAGATGGACGGCTCATTGCTGACATTTGAAAGTGAGCGGCTGTTTGATTCGTACCGTGCGACGCTAAACAGCTTACGAGAACATGGGGTTGAATGCCAAGTTTGGCAACAAGAGAAACTGCGCGAACGAGTTCCTCAACTTTCTGAATCAGTAAAGTTTGGTGTGTTTTTTCCAGATACTGGCCACAGTCTAAACCCTTATAGGATATGCGTTGAGCTTGAATCTTCTTTTAAGTTTCGACAAGGGAAGTGGGTAGAAGAACAAGTGGAAGAGGCATTTTTTGACGGTGAGTTAGGTGTTGTCGCAACGGAAAATGAAAGTTACTCGTTTGACAAAATCGTCATTGCCACTGGCGCAGAGTCTGTAGACTTGGTTAAAAAAATTACCGGCATTAAGGTACCACTTCAAGCAGAAAGAGGTTATCACTTAATGGTGCCAGAACTTAAAAATGCTATCCCGTTTCCTGTCAGTTCTGCGGATAGAAAATTCATCATGACGCCTATGGAAGAGGGACTGAGGTTAGCGGGTACGGTTGAGTATGCAGGGCTGAACTCACCCCCGAATATGAAACGCGCGACCATGCTTAAAGAGTTGGCAAAAGGGCTTCTAAAGTCGGAGTTATCCTATCAGTCCGATGGTGAAAAGTGGATGGGAAACCGCCCCTCATTGCCTGATTCTTTGCCCGTCATAGACAGCGTAGAAGATGGAAAAATACTGTTTGCTTTTGGCCATCAACACCTTGGTCTTACGCAAGCGGCTATCACTGCAGACTTAGTCAGTGAGCTAAGCCGACAGCGTGAACCGTCGCTTGATATTTCACCATTTGCGCTAAGTCGCTTTTGCTAA
- a CDS encoding 4-hydroxyproline epimerase: protein MRQGTFFCIDAHTCGNPVRLVAGGVPHLEGKTMSDKRQFFLEHHDWIRQSLMFEPRGHVMMSGSVVLPPCSENADASILFIETSGCLPMCGHGTIGTVTSALEHRLITPRVEGKLILDVPAGQIEVHYQRDGEKVTSVKIYNVPAYLAHQDVTVNVEGLGEITVDVSYGGNYYVIVDPQENYKGLEHYSSDEILMLSPKVRQAVSQAVECIHPEDPTVCGVSHVLWTGTPTQPESTARNAVFYGEKALDRSPCGTGTSARMAQWHAKGKLKQGEDFIHESIIGSLFTGRIEGITEVNGRAAILPSIEGWAQVTGHNTIWVDDQDPYAYGFELK, encoded by the coding sequence ATGAGACAAGGAACCTTCTTTTGTATCGATGCACACACCTGTGGCAATCCTGTTCGGCTAGTAGCAGGCGGCGTTCCCCATTTAGAAGGCAAGACGATGAGTGATAAGCGTCAGTTTTTCTTGGAGCACCATGATTGGATCCGTCAATCGCTGATGTTTGAGCCTCGTGGTCATGTAATGATGTCTGGTTCGGTCGTTCTTCCTCCTTGCAGTGAGAATGCTGATGCGTCGATTCTGTTTATCGAAACTAGCGGCTGCCTGCCGATGTGTGGGCACGGTACGATCGGCACCGTGACATCAGCCCTAGAACATCGTTTGATTACTCCGCGCGTCGAAGGCAAATTGATCCTCGATGTTCCGGCCGGTCAAATTGAAGTGCATTACCAACGCGATGGCGAGAAAGTCACCTCAGTGAAGATCTACAATGTTCCCGCCTACCTAGCCCATCAAGATGTCACCGTTAACGTGGAAGGATTGGGCGAGATAACAGTTGATGTTTCTTATGGTGGCAACTACTACGTCATTGTTGATCCACAAGAAAACTATAAAGGGCTTGAGCACTACTCATCAGATGAAATTCTAATGCTTAGCCCTAAAGTTCGACAGGCGGTTTCACAGGCCGTCGAATGCATCCACCCTGAAGATCCAACCGTATGTGGTGTATCTCATGTTTTGTGGACAGGCACACCGACTCAGCCAGAATCTACCGCACGAAATGCCGTCTTCTACGGTGAAAAAGCGCTCGACCGCTCACCATGTGGTACAGGAACCAGCGCACGAATGGCGCAGTGGCATGCCAAAGGAAAACTCAAACAGGGCGAAGATTTTATCCACGAAAGCATTATTGGCAGCTTGTTCACTGGCCGTATTGAAGGTATCACCGAGGTCAACGGGCGCGCGGCCATACTGCCAAGCATTGAAGGGTGGGCTCAAGTCACAGGACACAACACCATATGGGTAGATGATCAAGACCCTTACGCCTACGGCTTTGAACTGAAATAA
- a CDS encoding ornithine cyclodeaminase family protein, with product MINLDAHQIVNCLSMAGLIESMRLTYQEQATIPQRNVMPLEEDKYDAFALLPAWSESLITVKAFTYFPDNYIEGKDSLASKILAFDRSNGEPLALLDGKVLTYWRTAAASALAADYLARREAETLLICGTGNLAPYIAYAYSAIRPIRKVLIWGRDKQKARQTLDTILTSNEYQSLPNSHQFTLEVIENVDSVLSQVDIISCVTGSDEPLFNGALVQPGTHIDLIGNHDSDKRECDSTIVQRANVFVDSKINVLAEAGDLLIPIEEGVFAAENIRAELSELCKQIHQGRSNEEVITLYKSVGSALADLAAVKFVLQEKEIF from the coding sequence ATGATTAACCTAGACGCACATCAAATAGTCAACTGCCTTTCGATGGCAGGGTTGATTGAGTCAATGCGACTCACCTACCAAGAGCAAGCAACTATTCCACAGCGTAACGTGATGCCTTTAGAGGAAGACAAATATGATGCGTTTGCCCTGTTACCTGCTTGGAGTGAATCGCTGATCACCGTAAAAGCGTTTACTTATTTTCCAGATAACTACATCGAAGGCAAAGACAGCTTAGCATCGAAAATTCTCGCCTTTGATCGATCTAATGGTGAACCACTGGCTTTGCTCGATGGAAAAGTTCTTACCTATTGGCGCACAGCCGCAGCATCAGCCCTTGCTGCCGATTATTTAGCGAGGCGTGAAGCTGAAACCTTGCTCATTTGTGGCACGGGCAACCTTGCTCCCTACATCGCTTACGCCTATTCAGCCATTCGTCCGATACGCAAAGTGCTGATTTGGGGACGCGATAAGCAAAAAGCACGTCAAACTCTCGATACTATTTTGACGAGCAATGAGTATCAGTCGCTGCCCAACTCTCATCAGTTCACGTTAGAAGTCATTGAAAATGTCGATTCAGTTCTCAGTCAAGTGGATATCATTTCATGTGTCACTGGGTCAGATGAGCCTCTGTTTAATGGCGCTCTGGTTCAACCAGGAACTCATATCGATCTGATTGGTAATCACGACTCTGACAAGCGCGAGTGTGACAGCACTATAGTTCAAAGGGCCAATGTGTTTGTTGATAGCAAAATTAATGTGTTGGCAGAAGCGGGTGATTTGCTTATTCCTATCGAAGAAGGGGTTTTTGCAGCCGAGAATATACGAGCAGAGCTATCTGAACTGTGTAAACAAATTCATCAAGGTCGCAGTAATGAAGAGGTAATAACCTTATATAAATCAGTAGGTAGTGCTCTTGCTGATCTTGCGGCAGTAAAGTTTGTGCTACAGGAAAAAGAGATTTTTTAA
- a CDS encoding dihydrodipicolinate synthase family protein, translating to MNVDWKGVYPAVSTQFRKDQSIDLDATQTVIDNQINDGVNGIICLGTVGENCALYPEEKRQVLAAAREVVADRVPLIAGTAESITTAAIDYMQDAQKIGIDGCMVMPAMVYRTSDSETVDYYRTLAQATPEMPIMIYNNPVSYGVDVNLDLMEQLAVCESIVAVKESTTDTRRITELYNRFDDRFTVFSGVDDIALESLMLGATGWISGLTNAFPAESVAIYKLASQGRYVEALEIYRWFLPLLRLDTIPTLVQCIKLAEQVCGRGSEQVRAPRQNLKGEERAQVIALVEQAIATRPDLSKYNL from the coding sequence ATGAACGTAGATTGGAAAGGTGTCTACCCTGCAGTAAGTACTCAGTTTCGTAAAGATCAGAGCATTGATCTCGACGCCACTCAAACTGTAATCGATAACCAAATTAACGATGGCGTTAATGGCATTATTTGCTTGGGGACGGTCGGCGAAAACTGCGCGCTGTACCCTGAAGAGAAGCGTCAGGTTCTCGCGGCAGCGAGAGAAGTGGTTGCAGATAGAGTGCCATTGATTGCGGGGACAGCAGAGTCGATAACCACTGCGGCGATTGATTACATGCAAGATGCGCAAAAAATTGGTATCGATGGCTGCATGGTGATGCCTGCAATGGTCTACCGCACATCGGATAGCGAAACAGTGGACTACTACCGTACTCTTGCGCAAGCAACGCCTGAAATGCCAATTATGATTTACAACAACCCCGTTTCCTATGGCGTAGATGTGAATCTTGATCTAATGGAACAACTTGCAGTGTGTGAAAGTATCGTTGCGGTTAAAGAGTCTACCACTGACACGCGTCGTATTACTGAACTGTACAATCGTTTCGACGACCGTTTTACCGTCTTTAGTGGCGTTGATGATATCGCTCTGGAATCTCTCATGCTTGGTGCGACGGGGTGGATCTCTGGTTTAACCAACGCATTTCCTGCTGAGTCTGTTGCTATCTATAAACTGGCAAGCCAAGGACGCTATGTTGAAGCGTTAGAAATCTACCGTTGGTTCTTACCACTGCTTCGTTTAGATACAATTCCTACCTTGGTTCAATGTATCAAACTGGCGGAACAAGTGTGTGGCCGAGGAAGCGAGCAAGTACGTGCTCCTCGTCAGAACCTTAAAGGTGAAGAACGCGCGCAAGTGATTGCGTTAGTCGAACAAGCGATTGCGACGCGTCCGGATTTGTCTAAGTACAATCTGTAA
- a CDS encoding aldehyde dehydrogenase (NADP(+)): protein MSTTTTFSAINPQTQQPLQGVFAEHSDQDVDLAITAAHEVAKAYRQTSPNIRSQLLQTIADCLEEDRQAIVERANLESALPLARLNGELSRTTAQLRLFADVVEGGLWQEAIFDTANPSREPLPKPDIRRQNIALGPVAVFGASNFPLAFSTAGGDTASALAAGCPVIVKGHPAHPGTSDIVAKCIAKALNIVNLPQAVFALLQGTTHELGQAVVTHPAIKAVGFTGSIHGGRVLFDLAQRRPEPIPFYGELGASNPVFILSNRMKSGAKSLAEEYVMSMNMGCGQFCTKPAVVFVAKSTATDEFLAAVRKGITAQQGQTMLTAGIRHNYLEQSELRAQQIGLTRTLSAAEQGVPSMLFETTSEKWRSNPQWQEEIFGPQSIVVLCEDDQDMLELSQNLAGSLTATLQAEPNDHPIAAQLLSELEEVAGRIVFNGWPTGVEVSYAMVHGGPYPASTMPASTSVGAEAIKRWLRPVAYQAVPEELLPQALKSANPLNVRKSVDGK from the coding sequence ATGAGTACCACGACTACTTTTTCTGCCATAAACCCTCAAACACAGCAGCCCTTGCAAGGCGTATTCGCCGAGCATTCTGACCAAGACGTTGATCTCGCGATTACTGCTGCTCATGAAGTAGCAAAAGCATATAGGCAAACCTCTCCCAATATACGTAGCCAACTGTTACAGACCATCGCCGACTGCTTAGAAGAGGATCGCCAAGCGATTGTAGAAAGAGCAAATCTTGAGTCAGCCCTCCCGCTCGCAAGGCTTAATGGTGAGCTAAGCCGCACTACAGCTCAACTCCGTCTCTTTGCCGATGTAGTGGAAGGAGGTCTTTGGCAAGAGGCGATATTTGATACTGCGAATCCATCTCGCGAGCCTTTACCTAAACCCGATATTCGCCGTCAAAACATCGCCTTAGGTCCTGTTGCCGTATTTGGTGCTTCGAACTTCCCTCTTGCCTTCTCAACCGCTGGTGGCGATACCGCGTCTGCACTTGCGGCAGGTTGCCCTGTGATTGTAAAAGGTCACCCAGCCCATCCTGGAACCAGTGACATCGTCGCTAAGTGCATAGCAAAAGCACTCAACATCGTAAACTTGCCGCAAGCCGTTTTTGCTCTGCTTCAAGGAACTACACACGAGCTTGGGCAGGCTGTGGTAACGCACCCTGCAATTAAAGCGGTCGGATTTACTGGATCCATTCATGGCGGTCGAGTACTGTTTGATCTCGCTCAGCGAAGACCAGAACCGATTCCTTTCTACGGTGAACTAGGCGCTTCAAACCCTGTTTTCATTCTTTCGAATCGAATGAAGAGTGGCGCAAAGTCTTTGGCTGAAGAGTATGTAATGTCGATGAATATGGGCTGCGGTCAGTTCTGCACCAAGCCTGCGGTCGTATTTGTCGCGAAAAGCACTGCAACCGACGAGTTCCTAGCTGCCGTACGCAAAGGTATTACCGCACAACAAGGGCAAACCATGCTCACTGCTGGCATTAGGCACAATTATCTAGAGCAAAGTGAGCTAAGAGCACAGCAAATAGGTCTTACTCGCACACTATCGGCAGCGGAACAAGGCGTACCGTCAATGCTGTTTGAAACCACCAGCGAGAAGTGGCGCTCGAATCCTCAGTGGCAAGAAGAGATCTTTGGTCCCCAATCCATTGTCGTCTTGTGTGAAGACGACCAAGATATGCTTGAACTTAGCCAAAACTTAGCAGGTAGCCTTACCGCGACCCTACAAGCAGAACCTAACGATCACCCGATCGCTGCTCAGCTACTATCTGAGTTAGAAGAAGTCGCAGGTCGCATCGTGTTTAATGGTTGGCCAACAGGTGTCGAAGTCAGTTACGCCATGGTACACGGCGGCCCTTACCCTGCCTCGACTATGCCCGCGAGTACTTCTGTCGGCGCAGAAGCGATTAAACGCTGGTTGAGGCCGGTCGCATATCAAGCTGTGCCTGAAGAGTTATTGCCTCAAGCCTTGAAGTCGGCTAATCCACTAAATGTACGTAAGAGCGTTGATGGGAAGTAA
- a CDS encoding winged helix-turn-helix domain-containing protein has protein sequence MLIHKPELHTFEEQSFSVGSCTLKIREHSSEIIHGNGNSYSITIKEGEVLKNLLLSDGEVSTKDELISAAWGNPEAIGSNSLPVAISNLRKVLEPESIKIINVPKKGYKLSFSEAPKSDQGINGHPKSSDAPSMNSVPRSHDEEELTKMSITRKLFAFFSAATTLLVLFYSAFSWVSVSCSIENGTKVCAIDGDLQGHSAFNAPKGSTLFVSSNGKRYEVTNDN, from the coding sequence ATGCTCATTCATAAACCTGAACTTCATACATTTGAGGAACAAAGCTTCAGTGTCGGCTCCTGTACCTTAAAAATACGTGAGCATAGTAGTGAAATTATTCACGGCAATGGTAACAGTTACTCGATTACGATTAAGGAAGGAGAAGTGCTTAAAAACCTTCTCCTGTCCGACGGAGAGGTTAGCACAAAGGATGAGCTAATTAGCGCAGCTTGGGGAAACCCAGAAGCTATTGGGTCTAACTCCTTGCCTGTTGCCATTTCAAACCTAAGAAAGGTGCTAGAACCGGAGAGTATTAAAATCATTAATGTACCCAAAAAAGGCTACAAACTTTCTTTCTCTGAAGCACCCAAAAGTGACCAAGGAATCAACGGTCATCCAAAAAGCAGCGATGCTCCATCAATGAATTCTGTACCACGAAGCCATGATGAAGAAGAACTGACCAAAATGTCTATCACACGTAAGCTATTCGCCTTCTTTTCAGCAGCTACCACACTGCTCGTCCTCTTTTACAGTGCATTCTCTTGGGTTTCGGTCTCTTGTTCAATTGAAAATGGAACTAAGGTTTGCGCCATTGATGGAGACCTACAAGGACATTCCGCATTTAACGCACCGAAAGGTTCTACCTTATTTGTCTCTTCAAACGGTAAACGATATGAGGTGACCAATGATAACTAA
- a CDS encoding Lcl domain-containing protein, translated as MVKYFNDNDTGFGFIKPLSFFSLMGLLVACNDDSLSESTTGETISEVGTIGEATVNSGLYSIQLSHKEASVLTGSEISLSAMGEYDDGSTGDITQSVHLEVTDSTIMSVTPDKKIRGNQVGTSTVSASLDGITTSVSLEVIESMCGANENDSDQQNTLDQCLKVLRGVSGEAKDKLFTSTPSVNFLDLLGYQQDNSEDNQGRSYARTYQIGHGELAGETIELSPSGAPFALFRQDGLNWDDDPNSESFGERGQFERYCKDLANIKFNGRSDWRRPTAKEFVALYADHGRLWDNYGFPSTYVYWTSTPAAASGNFIRFGFLNGGEYGTSPDLAVAASCVSETG; from the coding sequence ATGGTCAAGTATTTCAACGATAACGATACAGGTTTTGGCTTTATTAAACCTTTGTCGTTTTTTTCCTTAATGGGGTTATTAGTTGCATGTAATGATGACTCTTTATCAGAAAGCACAACAGGGGAAACTATTTCGGAAGTTGGAACTATAGGGGAAGCAACTGTTAACTCGGGTCTATATTCAATCCAGCTTTCCCATAAAGAAGCCTCTGTACTGACGGGAAGCGAAATCTCGCTATCCGCGATGGGCGAGTATGATGACGGAAGTACTGGAGATATCACTCAGTCCGTACACTTGGAGGTGACTGATAGTACGATAATGTCGGTAACTCCTGACAAGAAAATAAGGGGAAACCAAGTTGGTACAAGCACTGTTTCTGCTAGCTTGGATGGAATTACAACTTCCGTCTCATTGGAGGTCATAGAGTCAATGTGTGGCGCTAATGAAAATGACTCAGACCAACAAAACACACTTGACCAGTGCCTAAAGGTTTTGCGTGGAGTCTCCGGGGAAGCCAAAGATAAATTGTTTACTTCTACTCCTAGCGTTAACTTCCTTGATCTTTTGGGGTATCAGCAAGACAACAGTGAAGACAATCAAGGACGTAGTTATGCCCGTACCTACCAAATTGGACATGGGGAACTCGCAGGAGAAACAATTGAGCTTAGTCCAAGTGGCGCGCCTTTTGCTTTGTTTCGTCAAGATGGACTTAATTGGGACGATGACCCTAATTCAGAGTCCTTTGGAGAAAGAGGACAATTTGAACGCTACTGTAAAGACTTAGCCAATATTAAGTTTAATGGCAGATCAGACTGGAGGCGCCCAACAGCAAAAGAGTTTGTCGCTCTTTATGCTGACCATGGTCGATTATGGGATAACTACGGCTTTCCAAGTACTTATGTATATTGGACTTCGACACCAGCAGCCGCTTCAGGAAACTTTATCCGTTTTGGTTTCTTAAATGGAGGAGAGTACGGTACAAGCCCCGACCTAGCAGTAGCAGCCTCTTGTGTTTCAGAGACTGGCTAA
- a CDS encoding FG-GAP repeat protein gives MQRLKALLTVTVLSIFGCKSGDETSSTIPLQSPEPFEMSSPTALMGKTKTFQFSWQQSDYADSYTLCQKDISQPNECRQLAMTYGETQYQAQVEQLLQVSDEFFVIAHNQQGLRKSNEVTLGDSESLSAIGFLKASNAELGDNFGHALALSDDGLTLAVSAIKEGSSGTGLNADEKDNSSAQAGAVYVYSFKDGQWDRSAYLKASNTDKGDQFGYAVALSGDGRTLAVSAIQEASNAVGVGSDQLDNSAPMSGAVYVFSRQGEVWQQQAYLKSSNNEALDSFGFSLSMSFDGKRLLVGAPAEASSSQGIDGNQADNSALLSGAAFLFELQNNSWRQTAYIKASNTDRKDSFGYDVALSADGDSFAIGAPGESSNAKGINDNQSNNSAIDSGAVYLFSNSGGAWVQEAYVKPSTPDAGDQFGFSVSLNGDGDVLSVGAYKESSNADSYGDESNNSAPSSGAAYLFVKEQNVWSQQAYLKPSNSDAHDRFGYKTQLNRDGDTLVVGSPQESSSSVGLFGDLQDNAALSSGAAYVFTEDRGVWRQTAYLKATNTNSNDQFGSALAMSGKGEALVVGAFNEASSLPISGNAPKDNGASGSGAVYVY, from the coding sequence ATGCAACGATTAAAAGCCTTGTTAACAGTGACAGTTCTATCTATCTTTGGCTGTAAAAGTGGCGATGAAACTTCCTCCACTATCCCTCTTCAAAGCCCTGAACCATTTGAAATGAGCTCACCCACTGCATTGATGGGAAAAACCAAAACATTTCAATTTAGCTGGCAGCAAAGTGATTACGCAGACTCTTATACCCTATGCCAGAAAGACATCTCCCAACCTAATGAATGTCGACAACTCGCAATGACTTATGGAGAAACTCAGTATCAAGCCCAGGTAGAGCAGTTGCTACAAGTAAGTGATGAGTTTTTCGTAATAGCGCATAACCAACAGGGTTTAAGGAAAAGTAATGAGGTAACACTGGGTGATAGCGAAAGTCTTTCGGCAATAGGTTTTTTAAAGGCTTCTAATGCTGAATTAGGAGATAACTTTGGTCATGCACTGGCGTTGAGTGACGATGGTTTAACTTTAGCGGTAAGTGCAATAAAGGAAGGTTCTTCTGGTACAGGGTTGAACGCGGATGAAAAAGATAATAGCTCAGCACAAGCTGGAGCGGTTTATGTGTATAGCTTCAAAGACGGACAATGGGATAGATCCGCTTACCTCAAAGCATCTAATACAGACAAAGGTGACCAGTTTGGCTACGCTGTGGCCCTGAGCGGCGATGGACGGACGCTTGCTGTCAGTGCTATACAGGAGGCGTCTAACGCGGTTGGTGTGGGGAGTGATCAACTAGATAATAGTGCACCGATGTCTGGTGCTGTGTATGTTTTCTCACGACAAGGTGAGGTCTGGCAGCAACAAGCTTACTTAAAGTCGTCGAACAATGAAGCCTTGGACTCATTTGGCTTTTCACTCTCTATGAGTTTCGATGGGAAGCGTTTATTAGTCGGCGCTCCAGCAGAAGCTTCTTCTTCACAAGGAATCGACGGCAATCAGGCCGACAACTCAGCTCTGTTATCTGGTGCGGCCTTTCTGTTTGAGCTTCAGAATAACAGTTGGAGACAAACCGCTTACATAAAAGCCTCGAATACTGATAGAAAAGACTCATTTGGCTACGACGTTGCGCTGAGTGCCGATGGTGACAGTTTTGCAATCGGCGCTCCCGGAGAGTCTTCAAATGCCAAAGGTATAAATGATAATCAGAGTAACAATAGCGCCATCGACTCGGGCGCAGTCTATCTATTCTCTAATAGCGGCGGAGCTTGGGTTCAGGAGGCATATGTTAAACCTTCTACCCCAGACGCTGGCGATCAATTTGGTTTTTCTGTTTCTCTTAACGGAGATGGAGACGTTTTAAGTGTTGGTGCTTATAAGGAGTCATCCAATGCAGATAGCTATGGAGATGAATCTAACAACTCGGCTCCTTCCTCCGGAGCAGCCTATCTGTTTGTAAAAGAGCAAAATGTATGGAGCCAACAAGCTTATTTAAAACCTTCAAATTCTGATGCTCATGACCGATTTGGGTACAAGACGCAGCTCAATCGTGATGGAGATACTTTGGTTGTAGGCTCCCCACAAGAAAGTTCTTCCAGTGTTGGTCTTTTCGGTGATCTTCAGGACAACGCTGCGCTTTCCTCAGGTGCTGCCTATGTATTCACCGAAGACCGGGGAGTCTGGCGACAAACCGCCTATTTAAAAGCCACCAATACCAACTCAAATGACCAGTTTGGATCAGCGCTCGCGATGAGCGGTAAAGGGGAAGCCTTAGTTGTTGGTGCATTTAATGAGGCTTCTAGCTTACCTATTTCTGGAAACGCGCCAAAAGACAATGGGGCCTCAGGCTCTGGGGCTGTCTATGTCTACTAA